In Puniceicoccaceae bacterium, the genomic stretch GACGGGGTGCAGATTCGCGTTCTGCACATCCCTGGGCACGCACCAGACAGTCTCTGTTATGAGTTTCGACATGCACACGGCACCCCCGTTGCCATTGCTGCGGGTGATACGGTATACGCGCGCTCCGCCGGAAAAATTCCACAAGACTATCGGTATTCCCTCGAACTGCTGCGGCACAAGCTTCTCTCAGGTTCTCCCGACACCCTGCTGTTGCCCGGTCATGGTCCCGTCACTACCATCCGGACCGAACGCGAGTGCAACCCCTTTTTTGCAGGTTGAAACCACATCCAGAGGAACATGTTCCACTCACCGTTGATTATCAATCAGCTCTTCGATGGCCGACATTTGCTGTTCAATGCTTTTCTGTGACACCTTTCCATGGGTTCCCAGTTCCTGCGCAAACACAGAAACCCGGAATTCTTCGAGTGCAAAAAACAGATCCCTCACCTGGGCAACTACCCTCGCATTTGCCCCGGGAAGCTTTTGCGACAATCGCACATAGCGCTGCAACAAGGGCTGAAGTCGCTCGGCCTTCTCCACATCCTTTGCTGGATGATGTGCCGCACGCTGTAGCCGAAGCACATGCGCTTGCAAATAGCGCGGCACTTGCTCCAGGCGCTCAAGGTGATAGATGCGCATGAATCGCTTCGGAAGCAGACGCTGCAACAGCTGCTTTGTCAGTGAATGAGAAGCATATGGCCCATTCAACAACTCAAGCCTGCCCTTCCCAATGCGCTCCAGCAGCTCGCCAAGTTCATAGCGCATCCCTCGCAGTCGAAGGATGGCTTGCTGCACGCGTGATTCAAACTCCAGCTTGCGCAGTGGCCACTCCATGGATGGAGAAAACAGACTGCCGCGCACGAGCTGCTCCACATCCGCTGCAAAATCCTCCCAAACATACACATCACTGAAAGACAAACACACAGGTTTCAGTTGCTTGAGATCCCTCAAAAACCAACCCATTTCCCTGCCAACAGCCATTTCACAGAGCCTCCGGTAGGCTGCTGGTGTATGCAACAACGCCTGCTCCCGGTGCTTGAGCAAGCGCACCGAAACCTGTGCCTGGGTGTCCTGCACCAGTGATGGATACGCCATCAGGGGAACACCCTGGATGCTTGTCACTTCAATGGATTCGGGTAAATCAGGAAAACTCCAGCTTGTGACATTGGCCCGTTCCCACTCAACACACGCCTGTTTCCAGGCCTCAACCTGAGTGTGCGAGGAATGCGTGCCACCTTGCTTGCGAATCCAGGCTTCCGCACGGCTTTGCAATTCGTTCCAGTCCGAACTGCAAGCGACGACTTCTTCCGTTTCCGCCTCAGTGAGTTCAATCTTGAGTCTCAAGTGCTCTGGCAAGCTGTTCAGATCCCATGCACTCATGGGAATGCGCAGGTCAAATAATGTGGCAACCATAGCCGTAAGCTCCTCAACCAGCGATTTCGGACTCGGACGAAGCTGTGACAGGATCGCCGTACACTTTTCGCGCACCGGACTCAGAAAGCGACGGTAATCCTTCGGCAGTGTTCGCAGCAGATGTTCCACTTTCGGTTCCACCAATCCCGGAATCATCCAGTCCAGGCTCCCCTCCTGCACGCTCACGAAATGAGTTATCGGCATGCGAAGTGTTGCCCCATCATTCACCTCACCCGGTCGATAGCGGTAATCGACGCGAACCGTGATTCCTCCAAGATCCAATTGATCCGGAAATGCGCCTTTTTCCGAGTCCAGAACCTCTCTGTCCAACAGGTCCGCAGGTTTCAGCAGCATGCCTTCCTGTTGCTCCGGACTCAAACCTCGCCACCACCGGTGCAGTTCTGCTACCGAGCTGATTTCCGGCAGGCGCTCGTCGTAGAATTGATACAATCGATAATCGAGATCATACGAAAGCGTGCGGCGAAACCGCGTCTGCAGCTCCACAACTTCCTCCGCCACCTTCGCATTGTGATCAAGAAATGCAAAGTGATCCCGGATTCCCTTTTCGAGAATGCCACTTCGAATCAGAATTTCCTTGGACTGCGCCGCATCCACTCGCCCATAACCCGCCCGGCTCTTATCAATCAGAAGACCATACAAAAATTCCTTCTTCCACGCCAGGACGCGCTGGGAACGAACCGACCAGTGTGGCTCCTGATACGAAACTTTCATCAAATGCGCTCCCGCCTTGCGAATCCACTGTGGGTCCACCACCGCCAGAGTCCTCGCAAACAAGCGTGAGGTCTCCACAAATTCAGCTGCCATCACCCATTCCTTTGGACCCGAAGCGCGTTCGGGTTTTCGCGACTTGGAGGCTTCACGGGCATGGCGCAGCTGCTTCTGAAACATCACCGACCCCGGAAACACCATCACCTTGCGCCCTCGAGTTGCCTGAAACCAGTTGCCCTGCTCCCGAAACGCGACATTGCCAATCAGTCCCGTCAAGATGCTACAATGAATCGCATCCACGTCGTCAGTCCCATCCCCCAGATCAAAGCGATCCATATCCTCCAGAACCGCGCGAATCTGCTGATGAATTTCACGCCACTCCCGAAGACGCTGGTAAGAGATGAAATGATCGCGACAGAAAATTCTCATCTTACTCTGCGACCATTTTTCATATTTTTCATCAAAATCTTTCCAGATT encodes the following:
- the hrpA gene encoding ATP-dependent RNA helicase HrpA: MFDPAQIRLPEELPISQQEEVILRKLREHQVVIIRGETGSGKTTQIPKLCLKAGLGKRGVIGCTQPRRVAAFAVANRIAEELGPSGGSLVGTKIRFTDQTNRRTRIKVMTDGILLNEMQRDPLLRAYSVVVVDEAHERSLNIDFILGHLIQIRERRPDLKIIVTSATIDTQQFSEAFGGAPVIEVTGRIYPVEVRYQPFDEREENFTYIEACDEAVQQILSGSRQGDILVFLPAEKDIRELCDRLDGAYGARLEVVPLFVRLSQSDQQRIFRTGGRRKVVVATNIAETSITVPGIRYVVDSGLARISRYSSHSRTQRLPIEPISQSSANQRKGRCGRVSEGVCIRLYSEEDFASRPEFTPPEIFRSNLAAVILRLKAFKFGTIEQFPFLDRPESRAIQGGMILLKELRAIDENEVLTEIGRKLARLPIDPTIGRMLIEARERNVLRSVLIIASGLSIQDPRERPLEKEAKADQEHQKFKVKGSDFLSLLQIWKDFDEKYEKWSQSKMRIFCRDHFISYQRLREWREIHQQIRAVLEDMDRFDLGDGTDDVDAIHCSILTGLIGNVAFREQGNWFQATRGRKVMVFPGSVMFQKQLRHAREASKSRKPERASGPKEWVMAAEFVETSRLFARTLAVVDPQWIRKAGAHLMKVSYQEPHWSVRSQRVLAWKKEFLYGLLIDKSRAGYGRVDAAQSKEILIRSGILEKGIRDHFAFLDHNAKVAEEVVELQTRFRRTLSYDLDYRLYQFYDERLPEISSVAELHRWWRGLSPEQQEGMLLKPADLLDREVLDSEKGAFPDQLDLGGITVRVDYRYRPGEVNDGATLRMPITHFVSVQEGSLDWMIPGLVEPKVEHLLRTLPKDYRRFLSPVREKCTAILSQLRPSPKSLVEELTAMVATLFDLRIPMSAWDLNSLPEHLRLKIELTEAETEEVVACSSDWNELQSRAEAWIRKQGGTHSSHTQVEAWKQACVEWERANVTSWSFPDLPESIEVTSIQGVPLMAYPSLVQDTQAQVSVRLLKHREQALLHTPAAYRRLCEMAVGREMGWFLRDLKQLKPVCLSFSDVYVWEDFAADVEQLVRGSLFSPSMEWPLRKLEFESRVQQAILRLRGMRYELGELLERIGKGRLELLNGPYASHSLTKQLLQRLLPKRFMRIYHLERLEQVPRYLQAHVLRLQRAAHHPAKDVEKAERLQPLLQRYVRLSQKLPGANARVVAQVRDLFFALEEFRVSVFAQELGTHGKVSQKSIEQQMSAIEELIDNQR
- a CDS encoding MBL fold metallo-hydrolase, which produces DGVQIRVLHIPGHAPDSLCYEFRHAHGTPVAIAAGDTVYARSAGKIPQDYRYSLELLRHKLLSGSPDTLLLPGHGPVTTIRTERECNPFFAG